A window of Pan paniscus chromosome 10, NHGRI_mPanPan1-v2.0_pri, whole genome shotgun sequence contains these coding sequences:
- the LOC134728463 gene encoding basic proline-rich protein-like translates to MARLEELSGGKGSGKTGYNTLERLEPPTGPKGAATPSGTRPSERRSPAPALQRAQHPARPRTARPERVLRPAHRSPAVPAGRPHPGAAPSSRVGRIRPLRIPARSTRSRCSSWGRDDVSPTASAAGAADPPAAPADPAPAQPLGISPAPRSRPSPSPASPFRPRLLPLLVPSASSDANRRLHHLLPRTVPPNPPLSLQSPLFPSGAPARADGESPQPGAETERRLSRGCRILPGPVWQCWKKRRGEKAASPDESARPVEKLRCGHPLSWRWAAGPAALWNSGQIPREQRPSWPLHPPEALRGRGAALSNPQPMWDTPYSGLDCWEHLSGTCSGY, encoded by the exons ATGGCTCGGCTTGAAGAGCTCTCAGGTGGAAAGGGTTCCGGGAAAACAGGAT ACAACACCTTGGAGAGGCTGGAGCCCCCAACTGGCCCCAAAGGCGCCGCCACTCCCAGCGGGACCCGCCCATCGGAGCGGAGGAGCCCTGCACCGGCGCTCCAG CGCGCCCAGCACCCGGCGCGGCCCCGGACAGCACGTCCGGAGAGAGTCCTGAGACCTGCCCACCGCTCACCCGCGGTCCCTGCCGGCCGCCCACACCCTGGGGCGGCCCCGAGCAGTCGAGTCGGCAGGATCCGGCCGCTCCGCATCCCTGCGAGGTCCACCCGGAGCCGCTGCTCGAGCTGGGGCCGGGACGACGTTTCACCGACCGCGTCTGCAGCGGGTGCCGCTGATCCGCCCGCCGCACCTGCAGaccctgccccagcccagcccctcggCATCTCCCCCGCGCCCCGCAgccgccccagccccagccccgccTCGCCTTTCCGGCCCCGGCTTCTCCCGCTCCTGGTCCCCTCTGCCTCCAGCGATGCCAACCGCCGGCTCCACCACCTCCTGCCCCGCACAGTCCCCCCGAACCCGCCCCTTTCCCTGCAGTCCCCCCTCTTCCCCTCTGGCGCCCCCGCCCGGGCAGATGGAGAAAGCCCCCAGCCCGGAGCAGAGACTGAGCGGCGACTGAGCAGAGGGTGCAGGATCCTTCCAGGACCCGTGTGGCAGTGCTGGAAGAAGAGGCGCGGGGAGAAGGCGGCGTCTCCAGACGAATCCGCTCGTCCCGTTGAGAAACTTCGATGTGGCCACCCGCTTTCTTGGCGCTGGGCGGCGGGCCCTGCAGCCCTATGGAATTCCGGCCAGATTCCCAGGGAGCAGAGACCGAGTTGGCCCCTTCACCCTCCCGAGGCCCTGCGGGGCCGGGGGGCAGCACTCTCCAACCCCCAGCCTATGTGGGACACACCCTACTCTGGTCTTGATTGCTGGGAACACCTGAG